In Aedes albopictus strain Foshan chromosome 3, AalbF5, whole genome shotgun sequence, the following are encoded in one genomic region:
- the LOC115259833 gene encoding uncharacterized protein LOC115259833, with product MDHFTLSRLFRVGRSTAQRITQEVTKIIWSELASEFLPVPDENTWKANASEFYRQWQFPNCCGALDGKHVVIQCPPQAGSLYYNYKKQHSIVLLAVCDANYNFVAVDIGAYGGNSDGSVFSTSEFGRRLRNENLNLPPPTCLPNSDQVSPHFIVGDAAFPLLPSLMRPYPGRNLPTIKDYFNQRLSRARRTIENAFGIMVARWRILKAPLIMTPQAAENITKAIVVLHNFSNKRARREYAPPGFPDYLDNNGQFVDGEWRRIADPLPSVAAADISRNHNAPRNAYQVRDNLAQYVTENPLPFAVSQ from the coding sequence ATGGATCATTTCACGCTTTCTCGCTTGTTCAGGGTTGGTCGCTCTACTGCTCAACGCATTACACAGGAGGTGACCAAAATAATCTGGTCTGAATTGGCCAGTGAATTTCTTCCGGTACCAGATGAAAACACGTGGAAGGCGAACGCATCAGAATTTTACCGTCAGTGGCAGTTCCCGAACTGTTGTGGAGCTCTGGATGGTAAACATGTGGTGATCCAGTGCCCTCCTCAGGCAGGTTCGCTATATTATAATTACAAGAAGCAGCATTCCATTGTGTTGCTTGCAGTGTGTGATGCAAACTACAATTTCGTTGCCGTGGACATAGGAGCTTATGGTGGCAATTCAGACGGAAGCGTATTTTCGACAAGCGAATTCGGCCGCCGATTGCGTAATGAAAACCTGAATCTACCACCGCCAACATGTCTACCGAATTCTGATCAAGTCTCTCCACATTTCATCGTTGGCGACGCAGCTTTTCCTTTACTGCCCAGTCTCATGCGACCGTATCCTGGGCGTAATTTGCCAACTATCAAGGATTACTTCAACCAGCGGTTATCAAGAGCAAGGCGCACAATTGAAAATGCTTTTGGCATAATGGTGGCTCGATGGAGAATTTTGAAGGCTCCACTAATAATGACTCCTCAAGCTGCAGAAAACATAACCAAAGCTATTGTTGTGCTACACAACTTTTCAAATAAGCGTGCTAGACGCGAATACGCACCACCTGGATTTCCGGACTACCTCGATAATAACGGACAATTTGTGGATGGAGAGTGGCGAAGAATTGCAGACCCTTTACCAAGTGTGGCAGCGGCTGACATCAGTAGAAATCATAACGCTCCAAGAAATGCATATCAAGTCCGTGATAACCTGGCTCAATACGTAACTGAAAATCCTCTTCCGTTTGCAGTATCACAGTGA